The window TAAAAATGATGATGAATATTTATTACTTTCTAAAGTGAAAAATTCTTTTGATGGCAGATATATAGGAGTGGTAAAAAGAAAAGATATAATATATAAAGCAGAATTATTTATAAAATTTTAATAAAACAATTGAAAAAAATAATTATATATGATACAATACTATATATGAAAGATTTTTAGGAAACCAAACCTAAGTGTTCAAAAATGCGGTGTGATCGGAAGTTAGGAAACCAAACCTAAGTGTTCAAAAATGCGGTGTGATCGGAAGTTAGGAAACCAAACCTAAGTGTTCAAAAATGCGGTGTGAAAGATAAAAAGTCCTTTAAGGACTTTTTTTTTTACAAGGAGGAAAAATGAAATTAAAAAATAGTGGTGTTTATACAATAAAAGAAGAATTTTTTGAAAAACATCAAGATAAATATTTAAGTGAAAATAGAGGAACAGGACGTCCATATTATTATGTATATAAAGATAAAAAAATTGATGGAATTTATTGGTTAATTCCAATGTCTACTAAATTAGAAAAAGCTATTAATAAAATAAATACTCAATATGGTGGTAATGAGGAAAAATGTCCTTTTTATGTGATAAATACTCAACAAAAAAAATCTGTTTTTCTTATTGGGAATGTTTTTCCTATAACTGAAAAATATATCGAGGGCGAGTTTATAGAAACTTTAACAAATAAACCATTAGTAATAAAAGATACTAAATTAATTCAAAAAATAGAGAAAAAAACAGCTAAATATATAAACTATTCTATGAGAGTAACAAAAGAAAATACTATTAATTTGAAAAAATTATTAAATGAATTAACTGAAGAACTAAAACAAGAGAAAAATATCTCTCAAGAAATAGTTTATAATCCATTGACAGGGCATGAATTAAAAACTCTTAAAGGGTATGAGCTGCCAAAATATGATACTAACCAATGGATCAGTAAAGTAGAAGTTGAAAAAAATAATCTAAAGGTAGTAGATGGATCAGCTGCAACTGTTCCAGTAGTATTAAAGAAAGATGATAAATTAATAACTAAAGATATAGAATTTTAT of the Fusobacterium necrogenes genome contains:
- the cptIN gene encoding type III toxin-antitoxin system CptIN family toxin; the encoded protein is MKLKNSGVYTIKEEFFEKHQDKYLSENRGTGRPYYYVYKDKKIDGIYWLIPMSTKLEKAINKINTQYGGNEEKCPFYVINTQQKKSVFLIGNVFPITEKYIEGEFIETLTNKPLVIKDTKLIQKIEKKTAKYINYSMRVTKENTINLKKLLNELTEELKQEKNISQEIVYNPLTGHELKTLKGYELPKYDTNQWISKVEVEKNNLKVVDGSAATVPVVLKKDDKLITKDIEFYNIAQLDISKEFKKEHFKDLKLEPKKEQKISKQKSRGIER